In Akkermansia muciniphila, the DNA window GCGGCTGACGGGCCGCATTTCCCAGGGCGCCGGGAACGCCCGGGACCTTCAGGCGCTGGCCTCCTCCCTGAGCCGCATTCCCGCGCTCAGGGATGATCTGGAATCCCTGCCCGGAGACGGGGAGATGCTGGAAAGCATCCGTTCCCGCATGGGCTGTTTTGATGAGCTGGTGGACCTGCTCCAGCGCGCCCTGGTGGATGAACCGCCCGTGACGATCAAGGAGGGGGGCATCATCCGGGAAGGGTATCACGCCGGGCTGGATGAATTGCGCCTGGCCTCCCGAGACGGGAAGGACTGGCTGGCCCGGCTTCAGGAAAAGGAGCGCAAGCGCACGGGCATTGATTCCCTGAAAATCCGCTTCAACAATGTCTTCGGCTATTACATTGAAGTAACGAAGAGCCATTACGACAAGGTGCCCCCGGATTACCAGCGCAAGCAGACGCTGGTGAATGCGGAGCGCTTTGTTACTCCGGAACTCAAGCAGATGGAGAATACCATCCTGGGGGCGGACGAGCGTTCCCGCCAGGTGGAGTATGAGCAGTTCCTCCTGCTGCGGGAGGAAGTGGGGCGCCACATTGACGGCATCCAGGTTACGGCGGACGCCATGGCTGACCTGGACGTGCTGCTGGGGCTGGCGGAGGGCGCGCAGCAGTACCGGTACTGCCGCCCCGTGCTGGATAATTCCATGACCCTGCGTATTGTCAACGGCCGCCATCCCGTCATTGAACAGAATGTTTCCGGTGACGCGTTCGTGCCCAATGACGCTTTTCTGGAACCGGAGGAAAGCCGCCTCATTCTGCTGACCGGGCCCAACATGGCGGGCAAGAGCACCTATATCCGCCAGGTGGCCCTGATTACGCTGATGGCACAGATCGGGGCCTACGTTCCGGCGGAGTCCGCCCACATCGGCCTGGTGGACCGCATTTTCTGCCGCGTGGGAGCCAGTGACGACCTGGCGCGCGGGCAATCCACCTTCATGGTGGAAATGAGTGAGACCTCCCTGATTCTGAACAACGCCACGGAACGCTCCCTGATCATTCTGGATGAAATAGGGCGCGGAACCGCCACCTTTGACGGCCTCTCCATCGCGTGGGCCGTTGCGGAGTACCTGCATGACGAGCTGAAGTCCCGCACCCTGTTCGCCACCCATTACCATGAACTGACGGATCTGGCCCGTTCCAGGGCCGGGGTGCAGAATTACAATGTGGCCGTACGGGAATGGAAGGAGGAGATCGTTTTTCTGCGCAAGATCGTGGAGGGGGCCGCGGATAAGTCCTACGGCATCCAGGTGGCCCGCCTGGCAGGCATGCCGGCGGTCATCGTGGACCGCGCCAAGACCATCCTGTCCCATCTGGAAATGAATTCCACGCGCCCCCGCAGGAAGGAGCGCACCCGTCTGGCGGAGCCCAGGGCCAAGAATACGGATATGGATGATGACATGCCCACCGGGGAATACGCCCAGCTGGAGTTGTTCTGATATGCCGCTGCCCGCAGACATGATCGGCGGCCTGCGCTTTGCCGCCATTGATTTTGAATCCGCCGGGGCGGCCCGCGGAGAGACGGACCAGCCTGTGCAGGTAGGCATTGCCGCCTGTCCGTTCCTGGAAGGGGAGCCGGAGCTGTGGACGTCCTACATTGCCACGGACAAGCCCGTCCTGTGGTCCGCTTCCCAGGTGCACGGCATCACCCCGGGGATGCTGGCGGATGCGCCCTCCTTTCCATCCCTGTGGCCGGATATCCGTTCCCGGCTGGGGGAAGCCGTGGTAGTGGGCCATAATCCCGCCACGGAGCGCAAGTTCCTGCGGCGTTTTCCGGGGCACGGCTTCGGCCCGTGGCTGGATACCCTGGCTCTGGGGAAGATGTGCGTGCCGGGCCTGGCGGATTATTCACTCTCCACCCTGTGTGATGCCCTGGGGCTGACTTCCTCCGTGGATGCGCTGCTTCCCGGCCGCCGGTGGCATGACGCGCTGTATGATGCGCTGGGCAGCCTGCTGGTCGTCCGGTTCCTGGTGCGGGAGCTGAAGCTGTCCTCCCAGCCTCTGGAAGTGCTGGGCAAGGCGGTGGGGAAGTAATTTCCCATTTTCTCCGGAAAGGTTGGCCGGGCGTCAATGCGTATTACAGGGAAGATGAAAGTTCCCGTTTTTCTTGCCGCCCTCCTGTTTCTGGCCCTTTCTTCCGTTTTTGCGGAGAAGAGTCCGGAAAAGTTGGTTCCGGACCTCCCGGATGTCCCCAAAATGAATACGCAGCATTGGGTGCCGGCCCGTTACAAGGTGGTCCGGGAGCAGTTGCTCGGGAAGGAATGCGGCGTCCTGTTCGTGGGGGATTCCATCACGCAGGGCTGGGAGCAGGAAGGAGCGGAATATTGGAAGAAGCTGTTCCTGCCGATGAAGGCCGTCAACTTCGGCGTCAGCGGAGACAGGACGGAAAGCATGCTGTGGCGCATGGAGGATACGGGGCTGGCTGTTAAAACGCCTCCGCGTTACTGCGTTTTGCTGGCCGGGACGAACAACATCGGCCGGTGGGAGGGAAGGCAGCCTGCGGAAGAAACGGTGAAGGGCATCCGGGAGGTAGCCGTGCGCCTGCTGAAGAAATTCCCGGAGACCCGTCTGATTCTGATGGAGGTGACGCCTTACGGTCCCGACCCCTCAGCCCCTCTCCGCAAGCGGCAGGAGGAGATTAATGAACGCCTGCGCCGTCTGGAACTGCCCCGGACCACCGTTCTTTCCATTAACGGCCGCCTGTTGAATGCGGACGGGACGTTCCGGGAAGGAATGTTCCGGGACAAGGTCCATCTGACGCCTAAAGGCTACCAGGTCTGGGCGGAGGCGCTGCTGCCTCTTCTGGACCGTAAAAGCTGAACTTTTTCCCTGGCGGTACCGCCAGGGAAAGAAAGCCTTTTATCAGCGGTTCATTTCCGTTTCCAGGAATTCCAGCAGGTAGGACGGGGACAGGAGTTCCCGGGTGACGATGGGCTTTTTGCCCGGCAGGTACAGGGCGTTCACGGGGACCGCCGTGCGGCCCAGGTTTTTGAGTTCCTGGTCAATGGCAGGGTTCGTGCGGGTCTTGTCCGCCTTCATCATGACGATGCCGTATTTCTTGAAGGCGGCCAGCACTTCATCCGTGTAGGAGGCCTTGTTGACCTGGCAGGTGGAGCACCACCGGGCCGTGAAGTCCACATAAACGGGTTTTCCTTCGTTCAGGGCCGCCTGCATGGCTTCCGGGCTCCAGGGGGTCCACACGCTCCCTTCCGCCTGATGGGCGGGAGCTGCAGGGGCGGAGGAACCCGCGGCTGCGGATTCCCCTCCGCGGCCGAACCAGGCGGCTCCTTCCGGCGGAAGCATGTAGTACAGGCCGGCCAGCAGGAAAATCACGGAGAAAATGCCCCCCGTGATGCGGGATTTCCGGCTGCGGTACATGGGGCACCATCTGCCGTACACCCAGAAGGCCATGGAGAACAGCACCAGGCCGAAGAACAGGAACAGGATGTCCTGCGGATGGTTGTCCGCGTCAAAGAATGCAATGTAAATCCACAGGAAGTAGGCGGCGGTGCCGAACATCAGGAAGGACATGGACTGCTTGAAGGATTCCATCCACGCTCCAGGTTTGGGCAGGTATTTGGTCAGGACGGGGAAGGCGCCCAGAATGATGTAGGGCAGGGACATGCCCAGGCCCATCATGGTCAGGCAGAGCACGATGCCCAGCGGAGGCTGGAGCATGGCCGCGCCGATGGCCTGCCCCAGGAACGGCGCGCTGCACGGGGTGGAAATGACCGTAGCCAGGGCGCCGGACCAGAAGGAGCCGGCATAGCCCTTCTGGTGCTGGAGGTCGTTGCCCATGGTGGTGGCCTTCACTCCTATTTCAAAGACGCCGAACATGCTCAGCCCCATGGCGAGCATCAGGCCCAGCAGGCAGAAGTTCACCCAGGGGTTTTCAAACCAGAAGGCCCAGTTGACGACGCCCTCCGCACCGTGGCCCAGCCAGAAGTCACTGCTGAAAATGCCGGGGCCGGCGGGCGCGCTCCAGTCAAACATGTTCGCTTTCAGGGCGATCAGGATGGCCGTGATAACCCAGAAGGAGATCAGGATGCCCAGCACGAAGGTCAGGGAATGGGCCAGCACTTTTTTCCGTTCACCCCCGCCCAGCTGGACGAAGCTCATGATCTTGAGGCCAATCACCGGGAAGACGCACGGCATCACGTTCAGGATAATGCCGCCGATGAACATGAAGAACATGATTTCCCCCAGCCCCATCAGCGGCGGCGCGGGAACGGGGCCGGAAGATGCGGCGGGCGTTTCCATCCCCGTTATTGCCGCCTGTGTTCCTCCGGAAAAGGGGCGGTTGTCCGCCGTGATGCTGGCGCCTTCCTTCCCGGCGCGCAGAATGCCGGAGAGGGCGGCCAGCGGCTTTCCCTTGTCTGCGTCCGGCAGGTTGTTGGGGTACAGGCCGTCCGTGGTGTCATTGTACTGCATGGACAGCTCGTAATTGGAGCCGTCCAGTTTTTTGAAGGTCTGGGGAGTGGTGGGGTTGATTTCCCCCTCGTTGCAGAAGAAGTAGACGGAATCTTCCGGGATGGGCTGTCCGTTTGTCCTGAGGTGCAGGGTGACGGTCTTCCCCTCCTGGGAAATCCGGGCCTTCAGCCCTTCCGCCCATGCAGGGGTGGAAAGCCCCGCCATGCCGCCGGACAATTCAGCCGCATCGGGAGCGGCCTGCCCGTCTCCGCGTTTCAGCGTGACGCTGAAGTCTTTCGTTTCCGGAGCGGCGCACTGTTCCGCGCACATTTGCCACGTCATGGTGGTGGTGAAGGTGGCTTCCGCAGGGGCGTCCTTCTCCGGAGTCACGCGGAAGGCCATTTTTGCCTTCCCGCTGTAACCGTAAAAATCCACGATTCCTTTTCCCAGTTCCGGGATTTGCCAGAAGGGGCCTTCCACCCGGAAGCCGGGAACGGCCTTGAACGCGGCTTCCATGGGCAGTCCTACCGTTCCCGGATTCTTGTAGTAGACGTGCCAGTGGTCCGGCAGAGTCAGCTCCGTTACGATGACGAAGGGAGTTTCTCCGTAGGACGTGACTGTAGCCCTGGAAGTTCCGGAGGCCTGGGTTGACCCGAAATCCCCCGCGCCGCCAAAGCTCATGGCTCCGAAGTCCTGTGCCGTTCCCGTACTGCAAACCCCGGCAAAAATACCCAGGGAAACGGCTGCGGCTTTCAAAAAGGTTCTCATGACAAAGTAGGGAACCATAAAGAAGGGGGGGATTCAATGTTTGTGTGTTGCATGGCGGGGCGCCTTGTATAAAATACGGTCATGGTAAAAACTAAAACGACATACGAGGGCGGCCTTCACTGCTCCATGGTTCACGAACCCTCCGGGGCCACGCTCTCCACGGATGCTCCCGTGGATAACAACGGCAAGGGTGAATCCTTCTCCCCCACGGACCTGGTAGGTGCGGCGCTGGCCGGCTGCATGAGCACGATCATGGGCATCGTGGCCGCGCGCAAGGGCCTTAAGCTGGAAGGCATGACGATGGAAGTGGGCAAGCATATGAACGCGGAACCCCGCCGCATCGGGAAGCTGGAAGTGGTGATCACCGTGCCCCTGCCTGCGGATCATCCGGACAGGAAGATGCTGGAACAGGCCGCGCTGAGCTGCCCCGTCAAGCACAGCCTGCATCCTGACATTGAAATCCCCATCACCTGGAACTGGGTTGGTTGACAGCCAATCGTGATTTCTTGAGGCCGCCTGTGAAAACAGGCGGTTTTTTTATGAGATGAAAAAATGTTGGAAAAATGAGATAATAGTTGAGTAAACTTGACTTGTGTTTTTCTGTTGTGCATTTTTCCGGGCATGAAGTTTTTTTCTGTCCTGTTTTTGCTTCCTGTGACGACGGTTGGCCTTTTATCCGGCTGCGGGGGTGGTTCGGGAAAATCCGGAGATGACGGGAATGTTTCCCTGAGCGGGCAGCAGGTAAGCCTGTTTGAGGGCGGAACCATGCTGTACAGGCTCCAGTTCGGCGCGCAGGATGCGGACGTCATCAGGATGGAAACGAGAACCGTGTATGATGGAGTTTACACGTACCGGTTCAATGAAGGCGCCAATTCCGGCATTCTGAATATTTCCCCGGCTTCCAACAGCGTTGCCGCGTGTTCCATGAGGGACGTGAATATTTCCTTTGACGATTCCGCGAGGGATACGGGCGTGATTGTTGCAGGAACCATCACGGAAACCGGGCCTGATCTTGACTTCTCCATTGACGGCGTTCCCCGCCCCATGGCCGGCTGGACCTGCCGCGTGCACCGGGATTAGCCTCCCGGAGGCTTAACAGTCCAGAACAAGGGGGAAATGCCGGCTGAGCGGGTAGTCCGTGACCTGGATCAGCTCCACGCCGTAAAGGCTGGCAATGGCCGGAGCCTCGGACTTGTCATACGGCTCACAGTAATAAATGGTTTTCACGCCGTGGGCGCACAGCGCCTGCATGCATGAGGTGCAGGGCATCGTGGTGCATGCCACCACCTTCGCCTCCCCCCTGCGGAACAGGCTGCACAGGTTGATTTCCGCATGCAGCATGTATTTCTGGCGTTCGTCCCGGCTGGCCCAGAAGGTGTCCTGCGCCTTGAAGCCGGGATACAGGCCGTTGTAGGCGGTGCCTATCACGCGGTTGTCCGCGTCCAGGGCGGCGGCTCCCACCTTGCGGTACGGGTCTTCTGAGCGCAGTGCCGCCGCGTGCGCCAGCGTCATTACATACTGCGGGATGGGAAGGCGGGAGGGAGAGGAATTATTGTTCATGGTTGGAGGACTGGAGTTCCGCCAGGAATCCGGATTCGTCCAGATACAGGTTGGGCGGCAGGGAATAAGGGGTGGGCAGCGTTGCCCCGGCGATGACGTTGGACAGGGGAGGTTTCAGGTAAAAACCGGGCAGCAGGCGTCCTCTGGTTCTGGCCCGCATGCCGAGCTGCACGGTGCCGTCATCCAGCTTGAAGACGCTTCTCTTCATGGACATGGCCAGGATGATGCCGCGGTCCGTGGCAAAGCAGGGGCGCCACCCGATGTTGGGGAGCACCAGGTCCCCGGAGCCGCTGAAATCATAAAACGGCGTGCGCGTTTCCGGCACCAGGCTGTACAGCCTGCGGCGCAGGAAGTCGGAGCCCGCCACCTGCTTGATGCCTTCCGGCATGCTGTGGTCTGTATCTCCAATGAGGTACACGGGGGTGCTGGTGAGGATGGGCCACAGAACGGAAGCCACCGTCTCATGCACCTCATCATGCCCCACGCTGGTCAGCAGCAGTTCACGGGGCTGGAGGGAGTTCACGCGTTCAAGCTGCTGGGCGTTCATCCAGAAATCGCACAGGCGGCTCTGGGAGCGGGAGCTGTCCAGCAGGTTGGTCAGCCATTTCCTGAGTTCCGGATGTTCCGCGTCCACGGTGTCATTCATCAGGCATTCGGCAATTTCATACCCGGTGAGCCGTGCGTTTTTAGCGATGACCAGCGGCTTGTGGGCGATGCGTTCCAGATGGTTCAGGATGGTATCCCGGCCGATGCTGGCGGCAATTTCCAGGCAGGTGGAGGAAAGTTCCCGCAGGGTGTTGATGACGATGCGGGGGTTGACGGCTTTAGGCGCAATGGGTTCCCCGATGGCCGCGGTGAAGCGGTAGGGAATGCGGAGGGGGGCCTTGGAGAAAAAGCGGTTGCCGGAGTAGGAGAAGATGCTCCCCCACAGCTCGTCCATGTAAATGGGAACGATGGGGCAGCTTGATTTTTTGGCCAGCATTTCCAGGCCCTTGCGCGCCGCGCAGAGGGTGCCCGTGCGGGTAAGCTGGCCTTCCGGGAAGATGCAGATCACTTCCCCGGCCTTGAGGGCCTGGATGGCCTTGGACAGCGCTTCACGGGGGTTCCGGGAGGAAATGGGGAGGCAGTTGAAGAGTTCCAGAATCCAGCCGAGCCAGCGGATGGCTACGAACTCCTCCGCCACGATGAAGCGGATGGGGCGCGGGCAGATGAGGGAAAGGAAGAGCGCGTCCCCGTAAGTGACGTGGTTGGAAACGATGATGGCTCCCCCGTCCTCCGGGATGCGGTCCTGGTGGATGATGCGGGAGCGGTACACGATGCGCATGATCCACAGGCCCATCATGCGGATGAATTCACGGGGAATGAGGCGGAACGCCACAATCGTGATGCCCGCGCCCAGGGCCGCCAGCACCCAGAACTGGTTCTGGATGGAGAAGATGTTCCTCAGCATGAGCTGGACGCCGACGGCCACCAGGCCCATCAGGCAGTCCATCAGGTTGCCTGCGGCAATGACCGTGCTGCGGTTGGAGGGGTCGCAATTGTCCTGGAGGTGGGCGTTCAGCGGCACCAGGTACGCGGCGGCAAAGGCCCCCGTGATGCCGAAGCCGATGTTGCTGGGCAGGGAGCCGGGAGCGAAGAAGGACATGAAAATGCAGCCGATCGTGAAGCCGATGGCGCCCAGGGGGATGAGCCCCAGTTCAATTTTCTTGCGGCAGATGATGGAGGCGATTACGCCGCCCACCACGGTGCCCCCGCTGAGCCACGCCATGAGGATGGCCGCGGACATGCTGAAGCCCGTGCCGTCAATCGGATGCTCCTGGGCGATCTGGAGGGAGATGAGCATCAGGGCCCCGGCCAGGAACCAGAAGTAGGAGACGCCGATTTCACTCAGCCTCAGGTCACGCTGGCTCCACAGGTACTTGAGCTGCACGAAGTGCTCATAAAAAAGCTTCCATTCGAATTTCCGGGTCTGGTTGGCTGGATACCTGGGGAGGGACAGGGCCGCGATGGCTACGGGAACGGCGATGCAGGTGAGGATGAGCGTGGGGAAGGCGGCCGCTTCCCAGCCGTCATTGGAGGAGACTTGCAGGATGTCAAACCAGACGAAGATGCCGATCTGGGCCGCCAGCATGGACAGGATCAGGCTCATTTCCATCAGGCCGGAGGCATAACCCAGTTGGCGGGAGCCCACCATGTCCTTGACCACCCCCTTTTTTGCCGGGCTCAGGATGGTTGCCTGGACGGAAAAGACGCAGAACCAGAAGACGGCCATCTCAATATTCTCATACTTGTAGCACAGGAACATGGCTCCCAGCACCAGGATTTGGAGGAAGGACATGAACTGGATGATGCGCGCCTTGCAGAAGCAGTCCGCCAGCCAGCCGACGAAGGGGGAGAACAGGATATAGGGGAGTACGAAGATGCAGGCCAGAATGTACTGAAGGGAGTTGACCCAGGAATCCGGTCCGTACACGGCGCTGTTGGCGGCCAGCCAGACGCCCAGCGGAATCAGCAGGAACTG includes these proteins:
- a CDS encoding GDSL-type esterase/lipase family protein, encoding MKVPVFLAALLFLALSSVFAEKSPEKLVPDLPDVPKMNTQHWVPARYKVVREQLLGKECGVLFVGDSITQGWEQEGAEYWKKLFLPMKAVNFGVSGDRTESMLWRMEDTGLAVKTPPRYCVLLAGTNNIGRWEGRQPAEETVKGIREVAVRLLKKFPETRLILMEVTPYGPDPSAPLRKRQEEINERLRRLELPRTTVLSINGRLLNADGTFREGMFRDKVHLTPKGYQVWAEALLPLLDRKS
- a CDS encoding MFS transporter, whose product is MPSKKEWRGFYSLILIQAQNAFNEKAAQFLLIPLGVWLAANSAVYGPDSWVNSLQYILACIFVLPYILFSPFVGWLADCFCKARIIQFMSFLQILVLGAMFLCYKYENIEMAVFWFCVFSVQATILSPAKKGVVKDMVGSRQLGYASGLMEMSLILSMLAAQIGIFVWFDILQVSSNDGWEAAAFPTLILTCIAVPVAIAALSLPRYPANQTRKFEWKLFYEHFVQLKYLWSQRDLRLSEIGVSYFWFLAGALMLISLQIAQEHPIDGTGFSMSAAILMAWLSGGTVVGGVIASIICRKKIELGLIPLGAIGFTIGCIFMSFFAPGSLPSNIGFGITGAFAAAYLVPLNAHLQDNCDPSNRSTVIAAGNLMDCLMGLVAVGVQLMLRNIFSIQNQFWVLAALGAGITIVAFRLIPREFIRMMGLWIMRIVYRSRIIHQDRIPEDGGAIIVSNHVTYGDALFLSLICPRPIRFIVAEEFVAIRWLGWILELFNCLPISSRNPREALSKAIQALKAGEVICIFPEGQLTRTGTLCAARKGLEMLAKKSSCPIVPIYMDELWGSIFSYSGNRFFSKAPLRIPYRFTAAIGEPIAPKAVNPRIVINTLRELSSTCLEIAASIGRDTILNHLERIAHKPLVIAKNARLTGYEIAECLMNDTVDAEHPELRKWLTNLLDSSRSQSRLCDFWMNAQQLERVNSLQPRELLLTSVGHDEVHETVASVLWPILTSTPVYLIGDTDHSMPEGIKQVAGSDFLRRRLYSLVPETRTPFYDFSGSGDLVLPNIGWRPCFATDRGIILAMSMKRSVFKLDDGTVQLGMRARTRGRLLPGFYLKPPLSNVIAGATLPTPYSLPPNLYLDESGFLAELQSSNHEQ
- the mutS gene encoding DNA mismatch repair protein MutS, with protein sequence MSNSGPTATPMMEQYLRMKKGLPEDVLLFFRMGDFYEMFFEDAKDASSLLGLTLTKRHGIPMCGVPHHSAEGYIGRLVKDGKRVAIAEQTTLPQPGKLVEREITRVISAGTLADMNLLDSSRHNYIVALYKDKKHFGLACVDHTTGEFSVAQFERMDLLLDELSRINPSELLVSDEQTDSFPGAHPTLYYDGYTFLPSTAIPNLLGHFRVHSLDGFGCGEMTAALGASGAVLHYLGYQLRRPTDHLRRISVRATESAVLIDQASQRNLDLVDSRGGVKLSLLGTLDRTSTPMGARKLRDWLLHPLCDLEKLQARQEMIAVLLEEPYLMSKLRESLKNVRDMERLTGRISQGAGNARDLQALASSLSRIPALRDDLESLPGDGEMLESIRSRMGCFDELVDLLQRALVDEPPVTIKEGGIIREGYHAGLDELRLASRDGKDWLARLQEKERKRTGIDSLKIRFNNVFGYYIEVTKSHYDKVPPDYQRKQTLVNAERFVTPELKQMENTILGADERSRQVEYEQFLLLREEVGRHIDGIQVTADAMADLDVLLGLAEGAQQYRYCRPVLDNSMTLRIVNGRHPVIEQNVSGDAFVPNDAFLEPEESRLILLTGPNMAGKSTYIRQVALITLMAQIGAYVPAESAHIGLVDRIFCRVGASDDLARGQSTFMVEMSETSLILNNATERSLIILDEIGRGTATFDGLSIAWAVAEYLHDELKSRTLFATHYHELTDLARSRAGVQNYNVAVREWKEEIVFLRKIVEGAADKSYGIQVARLAGMPAVIVDRAKTILSHLEMNSTRPRRKERTRLAEPRAKNTDMDDDMPTGEYAQLELF
- a CDS encoding OsmC family protein, translating into MVKTKTTYEGGLHCSMVHEPSGATLSTDAPVDNNGKGESFSPTDLVGAALAGCMSTIMGIVAARKGLKLEGMTMEVGKHMNAEPRRIGKLEVVITVPLPADHPDRKMLEQAALSCPVKHSLHPDIEIPITWNWVG
- a CDS encoding protein-disulfide reductase DsbD family protein encodes the protein MRTFLKAAAVSLGIFAGVCSTGTAQDFGAMSFGGAGDFGSTQASGTSRATVTSYGETPFVIVTELTLPDHWHVYYKNPGTVGLPMEAAFKAVPGFRVEGPFWQIPELGKGIVDFYGYSGKAKMAFRVTPEKDAPAEATFTTTMTWQMCAEQCAAPETKDFSVTLKRGDGQAAPDAAELSGGMAGLSTPAWAEGLKARISQEGKTVTLHLRTNGQPIPEDSVYFFCNEGEINPTTPQTFKKLDGSNYELSMQYNDTTDGLYPNNLPDADKGKPLAALSGILRAGKEGASITADNRPFSGGTQAAITGMETPAASSGPVPAPPLMGLGEIMFFMFIGGIILNVMPCVFPVIGLKIMSFVQLGGGERKKVLAHSLTFVLGILISFWVITAILIALKANMFDWSAPAGPGIFSSDFWLGHGAEGVVNWAFWFENPWVNFCLLGLMLAMGLSMFGVFEIGVKATTMGNDLQHQKGYAGSFWSGALATVISTPCSAPFLGQAIGAAMLQPPLGIVLCLTMMGLGMSLPYIILGAFPVLTKYLPKPGAWMESFKQSMSFLMFGTAAYFLWIYIAFFDADNHPQDILFLFFGLVLFSMAFWVYGRWCPMYRSRKSRITGGIFSVIFLLAGLYYMLPPEGAAWFGRGGESAAAGSSAPAAPAHQAEGSVWTPWSPEAMQAALNEGKPVYVDFTARWCSTCQVNKASYTDEVLAAFKKYGIVMMKADKTRTNPAIDQELKNLGRTAVPVNALYLPGKKPIVTRELLSPSYLLEFLETEMNR
- a CDS encoding deoxycytidylate deaminase, with translation MNNNSSPSRLPIPQYVMTLAHAAALRSEDPYRKVGAAALDADNRVIGTAYNGLYPGFKAQDTFWASRDERQKYMLHAEINLCSLFRRGEAKVVACTTMPCTSCMQALCAHGVKTIYYCEPYDKSEAPAIASLYGVELIQVTDYPLSRHFPLVLDC
- a CDS encoding 3'-5' exonuclease codes for the protein MPLPADMIGGLRFAAIDFESAGAARGETDQPVQVGIAACPFLEGEPELWTSYIATDKPVLWSASQVHGITPGMLADAPSFPSLWPDIRSRLGEAVVVGHNPATERKFLRRFPGHGFGPWLDTLALGKMCVPGLADYSLSTLCDALGLTSSVDALLPGRRWHDALYDALGSLLVVRFLVRELKLSSQPLEVLGKAVGK